From Polaribacter butkevichii, a single genomic window includes:
- a CDS encoding DUF721 domain-containing protein: MAKRENDSFSVKDLMQFFIKENNLSKGMQKIKIEETWNKMMGPGVATHTTSVKLQNKTLVVNLNSSVLREELSYGKDKIVKMMNEEIGDDLISKVVLM, encoded by the coding sequence ATGGCAAAAAGAGAAAACGATTCATTTTCAGTAAAAGATTTAATGCAATTTTTTATCAAGGAAAACAACTTGAGTAAGGGAATGCAAAAAATAAAGATAGAAGAAACTTGGAATAAAATGATGGGACCCGGAGTTGCTACTCATACAACTTCTGTGAAATTGCAAAATAAAACCTTGGTAGTTAACTTAAATTCTTCTGTTTTAAGAGAAGAGTTAAGTTATGGTAAAGATAAAATTGTAAAAATGATGAATGAAGAAATAGGTGATGATCTGATTTCTAAAGTGGTGTTGATGTAA